Below is a genomic region from Paenibacillus rhizovicinus.
CAGCGCGGAGAACGCCGGCACTGCGGCTTCTCTTCTTGTACCCGTAATTAAACCAGCATTCAAGGGAGACTCACGATGAAAATCATAATCGCGGACGACGAGCCGCTAGTTCGAATCGGCATCAAGTCGTCGTTTAATTGGGCGGAAGCCGGAATGGAAATCGTCGGAGAAGCAGCGGACGGACAGGAAGCGCTCCAATTAATCGAGGAGCTGCAGCCGGATATCGTAATTCTGGACATCAAGATGCCGAAGAAAGACGGCATCGAGGTATTAGCGGAGCTTCGGGACCGCGGCATGAGAACCAAGGTCATCATGCTAAGCAGCTTTGACGATTTCGTTCATGTCAAACAAGCGATGCAGCTAGGCGCTTTGGATTATTTCCATAAACCGAGCATGAACGTTCAGGAAATTATCAGCTTGCTTCAAAACATCCAGGCGGAAGCGCGAGAAAACAGGATGAGCGGTGCGGAAGCAGCGGAGGTCAAGCCGGGGAAGGCTGCGATTCTCCGGGAGCTGCTTGCAGGAAGCGCGGAACGCGCGGAAGAAACCAGGCTGAAGGAAAGCAATCTATACGCGGTTGTGTTCAAGGTCAAGCGGTTCGGACAGATTCTGAAGCGGTACACGCAGGGGAATGCGGCCTATTTGCCCACCACCATTTTCAATATCGTCAGCGAGCTGTTGGCGAAGGAGCAGGAAACGGAATGCGTGCCGATGGAAGATAATGCGTTCCTTGTTGTCCTTTCGCACGGCGATTCCAACAGCGCGCAGGCTTCGTTCACGCATGTCAATGAAATCGTATATATGATTCATAACGCCATGAAACGGTTTCTCAATATTGATCCTATTTTCGGCATTAGCAATGCCTTTCATGCATATGCGGAGCTTCCCCAGGCCGTTGATCAGGCCAGAAGAGCGCTCGACATGAAGTTTTACCATCCGAACGATCCAGTATTGTATTATCAGAACCGCAAACGCGACGATGAGTCGGTCCAGGAGCAGATCGGTGCGGCGATCGTGGCTATGAAGGACTGCTTGAAGGAGGAGAAATACGATGCTTTCGCTGCTGCGCTCGCAAGTTGGGAGAAGTTGCTCCAGGACTGTGAAGGGATGAATGAAAGAGAAGTCAAAAAGGTGTACGAGGGTCTGCTGTTCATGTTGTCGGTCGGAGACGACGAGAGTCTGCCCGCCGGAGAATACGCTCAGCTTGAGGATTTTACAGAATGCTCCTCATACTACCACGCCGTGTTTAACGAGAAGCTGCGGACCCGTATTATGGGGAAAAACAAGGAATATAGTCCTCTAATCCGGAACGTGGTTCAATTTATCGATACCCGTTACAGCGAGAAAATCTCGCTTAAGCTGCTTGGCGATACGTTTCATTCCAGCCCGCACTATATCAGCAGACTTTTCAAGCAAGAGGTGGGCAGAGGCGTATTCGATTATCTGAACGTCGTGCGAATTCGGCAGGCCAAGGAGCTGCTAAAGGACTACCGGAACAAAATCTATGAAATTGCGGAAAAAGTCGGCTTTAACAGCCAGGTGCATTTTGCGATCGTGTTTAACAAATATGAAGGGATGTCGCCCTCGGACTTCCGCAAGGAGCTTAATTAGATAATATCGTTAAAGAAAAAACATTTTGATTATAAAAAGGCGCGCCGGGCTGCTGCCCCGAGCGCTAAACAAGTTCATTTCGTTAAATGAAAGCCGATTTGAATGATTTTGATCGCGAAGACCAGCACTTATGCTTAGAGAGCAAACAAATAAGTCAGACAAAGGGGATACTTGGATGAGCAAGAAACTGAGGGCTGGAAAAGCGATTGTGCTGATGATTTGTATGGTTGTCGTGCTGGCTGCCTGCGGAAGCAAAGGCAACAACGAGAAAGATAGCGGACAAGCTTCGCCGGGTACCGGCAAAAAAACGACGGTGACGATGGGCTTCTGGGGAACCGCGGAGGATCTGAAAATTTATCAGGATGCCGCCTCCAGTATTTCCAAGCAATACCCGAACATCGATCTCAAGATCAAGCAATATCCGAGCAGCGATCAATTCTGGAATACGCTTCCGGGTGAAATTGCAGCAGGCGTAGCGCCCGACTTCATTAAAACGACGAACGAAGGCTCTTACGAATACATTACGAAAGGCTTGTTCGCTCCGCTGGACGATTTGATCGGTCCTGCCGGCGTGGATCTAAACCGTTATGTGTCTTCCGCGAACGACATTTGGAAGGTGGACGGGAAGCAATACGCGCTGCCAAGCAGCGTAATACCGGGGATGTTCTTCATCAATGAAGAGCTGTGGAAGCAAGCGGGCCTTGGCGCGTACCCAACCACGTGGGATGAAGTGGAAGCGGCTGCGAAGAAGCTGACGACCAAGGATGTGCACGGCATCGTTATCAATATTGATCCGTACCATATTACCAACTATGTGAAGAGCTACGGCGGCGGCTGGGACAATGGCAAAGCGATCAACTCGCAGGCGAACGTTAACGGACTTCAAAAGATTTTCGATATGTACAAGGACGGCGCAGCCGTAACGCCGAAATCGCTTGGCTTCGGCTGGGACGGCGAAGTGTTCGCGAACGGCAAAGCGGCCATGACGACGGGCGGTTACTGGTATAAAGGCTTCTTGAAGGATGCGGCTCCGAACTTGAAATACGTCACGCTTCCGATTCCAAAAGGAACGACGGAGGGCAGCACGATGATCGCGGACGGATACGTCGTACTGAAAGATGCGAAAGATAAGCAAGCGGCTCTGCAAGCGGCTTATTACATGACGAACGATCAAACGCAAACGGCGTTCATGAAGAACGGCAGCAACTCCGCCGTCAAGACGCTTACGCCGCAATATTTCCAAGAAAATCCGGAATTCAAATCAGTCGAGCCGGCTTTGAAAACGGCAACCGACTTTGCTTATCCGGCCGAAACGAAGAAATTCAAGGACGAGCTTGTGAATCAAATCGAAGCTACGATCCTCGGCGGGGCTAAAAAATCACCGAAGGAAATCCTGGATGCGATTCAACAACAATTCAAGTAAGAAGCGCACAGCAGACCGTTCCCGTTTCATACGCAGCGGGAACGGTTTTCATTTTTACAGCCAAGAGGCTAGCTGCAAGGAGGGAATTGGATGCGTGCTGGTGGAGATACAACCGCGGAGAGGCGGATAACAACCAAAGAAAGCCAATCATGGCTGCGTAAAGTCTTGGATTCGGATCTATCAGTAGGCTGGCTGTTCAGCCTGCCGTTTCTGATGCTGTGGGTATGGTGGTTCTTCTACCCGTTCCTGCAGTCCTTTATTCGAAGCTTCCAGGACGCGAACTTCGCTGCATTGGACCAAGCGAAATTCATTGGATTGCAAAATTACGTGAAGATCCTGCAGGATCATGAATTTTACCGTGCGGTTCTGCATTCCTTGGAAATCGTGGTCATCGCCGTACCGCTGCAAACCATCATCGGCTTGATCATGGCGATTCTCGTGAATCAAAAGATCAAAGGGAAGGGTCTGTTCAGGACACTGTTTTTCATTCCGTACATCACTTCCCAAATCGCGATTACTACGGTGTTCATGACGCTGTTCAAGCAAGGCACCTTCGTGACCGACTTTATCGGATTGTTCGGCTTTGGCAATGTGACCTGGTTTGCGGATACGCATTATGCACTGGTATTCATTGCGATCCTATTTATTTTCCAGCAATGCGGTTTCAGCATGATCGTGTATTTGTCCGGCCTGCAGGAAGTGCCCAAGGACTTATACGAGGCAGGCCAGATCGACGGCGCATCCAGATGGGCGCAATTTCGCTACATTACGGTGCCCTATTTGAAACCTATTACCTTTTTCATCGTTTCGGTGGCGACGATTCTCGGTTTTCAAATTTTCGACCAAATTGCCGCCATTTCCAGATACGGTGCGCTTGGATCTCCGGCGGGTGCCACGAATACCGTCGTAACTTATTTCTATCAGAATGGAATTCGCTATCTGAATATCGGCTACGGCAGCGCGGCCGTGGTGCTGTTCTTCTTCATCATTTTGATTATTACGTTCCTTCAGAAAAAACTGCTGGATGAAAAGGGGTGAGCACATGACTAGCAGAAAGAGCCTCACTCTGATCGGCAATTATGCGCTCCTGATCGTGCTCGGATTGCTCTTTGCCCTTCCGTTTCTCTATACGCTGTACACCTCGGTGCTTCATCTGGAGGACGTCAACAAATGGGCAGGGATATCGAAATGGACGTTTGCCAATTATCGATTGTTCTTTACCAATGATGCCTATAATGTGCCGAAATGGCTTGTCAATACGATCGTAATCACGGCGCTCGTCATCCTCGGGAATTTCATCATTAATCCCATGGTCGGATTTGCTCTTGCGAAGCTGGACTTCCCTGGCAAAAACTTGATCTACTGGATCGTCGTAGCTTCCATGATGGTGCCGTACCATATGATTCTGATTCCGGTCTACGTGAACGTGGCCCATCTCGGCTGGCTGAACTCCGTCCTGGGATTAACAGTGCCGTTCCTATACCAATGCTTGTATATTTTCATGCTGCGACAGTTTTTCATGAGCATTCCGAATGAGTTTATCGAAGCGGCTAGAATAGACGGACTTACGAAAATGGGCGCTTTCTGGCGAATCGTATTTCCGCTTGCCAAGTCGTCGCTCATTACGATGTCGATTCTGGCCTTCTCCGGAACCTGGAACAGCTACCTCATCCCGAGCACGTTTACGAGCGACCCGGCGAAATATGTCCTGGTGGTCGGATTGAACAGCGTGAAGGATCAGTTCTTTGAGAATACGCCGCTTATTATGTCAGGGGTCGTGCTGACGACATTGCCGATCTTGATTTTCTTCTTTATTTTTCAGAAGCAATATATCGAAGGCATATCGAGCTCCGGCGTGAAAGGCTGACAAGCCTTTTCCCGCCGGTTGCTTTTTGTAGGGACACTTGAACAGGAAGAAGGAGGAAGTCGCATTCATGGACTACCGAGTCATTAAAGAAGGAAACGTATTTTTTCTTACCGACCTCCGCGGCGATGTGACGGGCAACGATGAGGCCGGGCATGGCTTATATACGCAGGATACGCGCTTTCTTAGCCGAATGGAGCTCTATATAGACGGGGAGAAGCCCGCGCTTCTTCATTCCGATGCCGACAAAAGCTATTACGCGTCCTTTCGGTCGATGAAGGTCAGCAAAGACGATGGCGCAATCGAGCTGCTTCGGGAGCGATACATTTACGACGGGATTCTTTATGAGCGGGTGTCGCTGACGAATTTCTTTCCCCGGTCGGTAAGCTTCGATTTCGCGGCGGCTTTCGATGCGGATTTTCAGGATATGTTTATCGTCCGCAAATACCGTACCGGTGAGGTTGGCGAAATCGTCGGGCGGGACATCGGCGATCACGCGGTGAGCATCCGTTATCAGGGCAAGGATGACATCCTGCGGGAGACGCATATTGCGTGGGACTGGCCTGAGGCCGCGAAGCCGGCTCCCGACGGCGGCATTCATTTTACCGTTTCCTTGGCGCCAGGGGAATCCAAGCAGATTTGCTTTACAATTGCACCGATGCTTAACGGGCAAAGCTCCAATGTCCACACCTTCGATCAAGGGTTGCGGCTGCTGGATAATGCCTATGAAACGTGGTATGCGGATACGACGGCTGTCGCATCGAATGTGCCGTTGTTCGACGAGCTGTACAACCGCGGCGTCCAGGATATGCGCATGCTGCTGACAGACTTGGGCTATGGGCAAACGCCGGTGGCAGGCCTGCCGTGGTTTGCGGTGCCCTTTGGCCGCGACAGCCTCATCACGTCCTTGTTCATGCTTCCGCTGAATGCCCATCAGGCGAAAGGAACGCTGAGAACGCTGGCCGCCTATCAGGGAACGAAGAACGATCCGTCCCGGGATGAACAGCCCGGGAAAATCATGCATGAAATCCGCTTCGGAGAGCTGGTGAATACGAAGCAATCGCCGTTCTCGCCATATTACGGCTCCGTAGATGCAACGCCGTTATTCCTAGTGGTCCTTGGCGAATACGTCCGCTGGACGGGAGACACGGCGCTTGTCGAGGAATTGAAGCCGAATGTGATCCGGGCGCTCTCCTGGATCGACAGCCATATCGGCGGCGCGGAAGAGGGCTTCCTCACGTATCGTCAGGAAGCGGAGAAAGGATTCCCGAACCAAGGCTGGAAGGATTCCAGCAACTCCATCATGCACGACAATGGCGAATATGCTTCATCTCCCATTGCGCTGTCCGAAGTTCAAGGCTATGTCTATCAGGCGAAGAAGGCGCTTGCCCCCATTCTCAAGCAGTTGGGTGACATCGATCTGGCGAAGAAGCTGGATGACGAGGCGGAGTCACTGAGGTTAAGGTTCGAACAGGCCTATTGGATGGAAGACGAGCGCTTCTACGCAATCGCCTTGGACCAGGAGCAGAGACAGGTGCGCTCCGTGACGTCCAATCCCGGGCATCTGCTGCTTTCGGGCTTGCCGAATCCGGCCCGCGCGAAGCTTGTGGCCGGCAGACTTACCGCCGAGGATATGTTTAACGGCTACGGCGTCCGCACCATGAGCACGAAAGCAGCCGGCTATTACCCGATGAGCTATCACAACGGCAGCGTATGGCCCCATGACAACGGCATGATTCTGCTTGGCCTAAGTCGGCTCGGGATGAAGCGAGAAGCCGAGCAGCTCCTGTCCGGATTGCTCGAGGCGTCCAAGTCCTTCGAATACCAGCGGCTGCCTGAACTATTCTGCGGCTATGACAAGGCAGTATCCGGCAAGCCCATCCCTTATCCGACGACATGCTCTCCGCAAGCATGGTCCGGCGCGACGACGTTCGTGTTCTTGCAGGCCATGCTGGGCATAACGCCGGATGCGCAGGCAAGACAAATTCGTATGAATCCGTTCCTGCCGGACGGATTCGACGAGCTGACGGCACGGCGCATCGCAATCGGGGAAGGACATTTGTCCGTGAAGCTTACCCGAGCGCTCGCGTCGGCCGAGAATTGCGTCCAATGCGAGATCATCGGGAATACGACCGGCTACGAGCTTATTCTGGAATAAAAGGAGCCCGAAGATGAACAAAACATGGTGGAAAGAAGCGGTCGTATACCAAATCTATTGGCGCAGCTTCTTCGATACGAACGGAGACGGCTTTGGCGATCTGCAGGGAGTCATCGAGAAGCTGGACTATGTCCGCAGCCTGGGGGTTGATGTAATCTGGCTGAATCCGTGCTACGGGTCCCCGGATGTGGACAACGGCTACGACATTTCCGATTATCGATCCGTCATGGCCAAAGCGGGCACGATGCAAGACTTCGACCGGCTGCTGGCGGAAGTCCATGCCCGAGACATGAAGCTGATTATGGATCTGGTCGTCAACCATACCTCCGATCAGCATCCGTGGTTTCAGGAATCCCGTTCCTCGAAGTCCAATCCGAAGCGGGATTACTACATTTGGCGCAGCGAGAAGAACAATTGGCGCTCCTACTTCACGCCTTCAACATGGGAGCTCGACGACCGGACCGGCGAGTATTATTTTCATTCCTTTGCCACGGAGCAGCCGGATTTGAACTGGAGCAATCCTCGGGTTCGGGAAGAGATCTATGACATGATGCGCTTCTGGCTCAATAAAGGCATCGACGGCTTCCGCATGGACGTCATCAACCTGCTCGCCAAGCAGGCAGGGTTTCCGGACGCGGACAACCCGGACGTCATTTCCTATTTGGGCAATAATCCCGGCATCCACGGGTACCTGCAAGAGATGCACGAGCAGTATTGAAGCATTACGATGTGTTTACCGTCGGCGAGATTCCGTTCGTATCACCGGAAGACGGCGTGCTCTACGTCGGGGAAGAGCGCGGCGAGCTCAATACGCTATTCCACTTTGAAGTATGCGATCATATGGCGCACTGGGATATCCATCGCTTCAAGGAAATTCAGCAGCGCTGGTACGACGGCATTTGGGGCAAAGGGTGGAATTCGCAGTTTCTGAACAATCACGACCACACCCGGCTCGTGACTCGCTTCGGCAATGACACGGCCTATCGGACGGAGTCCGCCAAATGCTTCGCGACGCTGCTTCACACGCTTCCGGGGATGCCGTATGTGTATCAAGGAGAAGAGATCGGCATGACGGGTGTTCGCTTTCCTTCGATCGACGATTACAACGACATTGCCATGAAAAATAAGTATCAGGAAGAAGTGGCCAAGGGAAGAGAGCCGCAGGAGGTGTTCGAAAGCCTGCTTCATCTCGCCAGAGACAACTCCCGAACGCCGATGCAGTGGGACGATACGGCGAATGCAGGGTTCAGCAAGGGACAGCCTTGGCTGAAGATGAATCCGAATTATCGGGACATCAACGTGAAGCAAGCGCTCGCGGATCCGGATTCGGTGTTCTATTACTACCAGAAGCTTATCCGAATGCGCAAAGAAAACGACGTAATGGTATACGGCGATTACGAGCCGATTCTGGACGATGATGCGCGCATCTACGCCTATTACCGCACGCTTGGCGATGTGAAATGGCTTGTACTGCTTAACATCTCGGAAGAAGAGACGCTTTGCCGTCTCCCGGATGCGGCAACCGCCAGGCTCGGAGAGACGATCATTCGGAATTATCCGGAACGGATGGAAGACGCCGCGGACGGCCTTCTTCTTCAACCTTACGAAGCACGGATCTATCCGATCAACTAAAGCGAAAACCAGACATCCCGCGGGTTGTCTGGTTTTTTTGTAGCGGCTCTTCAGGAGGCGGAGCAGCTATTAAGACGGTTTGATGTAATATGATGAGTTAAACTCGATCAATGATGGTCGGGTAATTTTTTTTTTTTTCGTTACTGTGGCCGGCCATGCAGAGAAGTCAATAAATTGATATGTGTAATGGAAAAGGTGCTGCTCCGACAGATGCACCGAGCAGTTTTTCTCTTTCTGCATCCGCTTCCGAGGGCTAACTAAGAAAATTGTCTTTATGCCATATATTACTTCCATTCAATCCTATCTGCCCTAGATAAACTAATCTAGAATGAAGTCAATTCTGAATAAAGCGAGGCCAACCATACAATGAAGATGAATATCAATCCTTTTTTAGCAAAAGTAATTCGTTCCATCGAAGCCCACAAAGCTGAACCGCATGGCGGCTATCGTCAAAAGCTCTCAGATCCTGTCGTTGCAGATATGTACGGAACGGCGGATGCGATCATTCTGCTGTATACGTTAAACCAAGTGCCGAATGCGGGCAGCAGCGAACACGATGCTTTAGTGAAAACACTGCAAAGTTTTCAACAGCCGGACAGCGGACGATTCCCAGGGAGAGGCCATCATCCCGTCCATGGGACGGCTTACGCCCTCTCTGCTCTAGAGTTGCAACTAAATAATGTTTAGAGCGATGTTAAATTTAGTTGATCCTGTAAAAAGTGACGATTTACAATTTCTTCTTGCTTGGCATACAGTTATGCAAGATAACAGTTCGAAGCTGAAAACAGTTTGAAGGGAAGCGGTTGCGGTTCGGTCCAACTCGTGATCGATTTGGCATGCAACGTCTCCAAATTCTCGATAATTTTAGGAGCAGCTCATGTTGAGTTCTCTTGTAAATGGTATTTCAGTTCCTTCCATTTTACATGAACCCGGCATGGGCCTTTTGCTTTGTAACCGACATGTTTCCTATACGATTCGTCATCTACTATTTCTCTGAATGGAGATTATGGAGGATTGAGGCAGTATGATTTTAAAATTCATTAAGGAAAAAAGGAAAATATTTAGATCGTTACTCCTTTCGTATTTAACCATTATTTTAGTATCGCTCATTATAAGCTCCGTAGCCTATATACAATCCGTTCGAGTCATTCAAACGGAAATCAATAAAGCCAATCATGCCATGCTAATCCAACTGCAGGATACGATAGATAACAAACTGAGCGACATCGACAAAATAATGAACACGATCGTGTTGGATAAGAACGTTATTGCACAATGCAATCTTGTCGAGCCTATTCCGCCGGCTTACCGTTTATCCATGCTGCAAGTAATCCGTACCATTGGGACCTCTAAAGTCACAAATAGCTATATTAAGGATGTTTTCATCTATGTTCCCAAAAGAGATCTCATCGTGTCCGACAAAGGGACAAGCAACGGCATGGAATACTTCGATGCTTATTATCCAGGTGAGGTGCATGATAAAGAGGCATGGATAAACTTTTTAAAACGGCTGCATAAGAGGGATTTTTATCCCATGTCATCAAGAAATACGGAATACCCCAATTTGGGCGGCGCGGTGCTTCTTCAATCCATTCCGTCTTATGGCGTCGAGGAAAGCAATGCAACGCTTGGGATTATTCTTGACCGTGCATTTCTAGAAAACGCATTAGGTAATCTGAATAAAGGTTTAGGAGGGAACTCGATCATTATAAATAGCCGGAATGAGGTAGTTGCGTCTTTAAATAATCAGAGCAATCTGAGTCTTCCCGCTTTAAACCTGATTGGAAATCAAGGTTCGTTAAAATTAAAGCTTGGCGGCTCCAAAGTGGAATTAACGTATATCAAATCCGCAAATGTAGACTGGAGCTATATAAATATTGTTCCGAGATCGTTTTTTTCCAAACAAGCAAAGGATGTTATTAAAGTCATGTTAGTATGCACCTTTTTATGCCTGGTCGGAGGGACATTCGTAGCGCTATTATTCGCTAGAAAAAATTATAATCCCATTGATAATATAATGATGATGTTTTCGAAAGTAGGCAAAATAAAATATGATCATAGCTTAAATGAATTCAAATTGATTGAAAAATCGATGTTGAGTATTATCGATGAAAACAAAAGCATGACAAGCACATGGGAACAGCACAAGGAAACGCTTAAAGATAATTTTCTAAACAGATTAGTAAAAGGATCTATCAAAAGCAGCCTGCCTCTCGATGACAGATACAGTACATATGGCATAGATCTCAATGGTGATCATTTTGTGGTAATCGGGTTCTACTTAGAAGACGTAGGTAAAATCCATTTTTCCGAAAATGATGAAAGCGATGACAAATCCATAGAACTAGCACAGTTTATCGTTCGAAATATAATGGAGGAATTGGTTGGGAAACATTTTAACTGCGTTTTTTTCGAAGTAGATAAATCCATCGTGTGCATAGCGAATATCGATCAATCATCCGAGGACACGGCCTTCATTCAAAATGAAATCATCAGCGGGAAAAACTTGATTTTCGATAAATACGGCATTCATCTAACTGCCTCGATAAGCAATGTACACTCTACGATCAGCGGTATACCTGAGGCATACAAGGAGTGTCTTGAAGCTGCGGAATATAAAATCGTCGTAGGCGATAACAATATCATTCTCTATAGCGATATTTATCCTCCCGACAGAATTAATTTCACCAATACGTATCCGATCGAGGTTCAACAACAATTTATTAATAGTATAAGAGCCGGCGACTTTGCACATGCAAAACAAGTCATGCAGCATGTATTCGACCAGAATTTCGCGAATCCCAATATTTCGCTGGATATGGCTAGATGTCTGATGTTTGCTATCGTAAATACGATGATAAATGCATTTAACGATAGAGGTTTGATATACGATAGCCAGTTTATTGAGAG
It encodes:
- a CDS encoding response regulator; this encodes MKIIIADDEPLVRIGIKSSFNWAEAGMEIVGEAADGQEALQLIEELQPDIVILDIKMPKKDGIEVLAELRDRGMRTKVIMLSSFDDFVHVKQAMQLGALDYFHKPSMNVQEIISLLQNIQAEARENRMSGAEAAEVKPGKAAILRELLAGSAERAEETRLKESNLYAVVFKVKRFGQILKRYTQGNAAYLPTTIFNIVSELLAKEQETECVPMEDNAFLVVLSHGDSNSAQASFTHVNEIVYMIHNAMKRFLNIDPIFGISNAFHAYAELPQAVDQARRALDMKFYHPNDPVLYYQNRKRDDESVQEQIGAAIVAMKDCLKEEKYDAFAAALASWEKLLQDCEGMNEREVKKVYEGLLFMLSVGDDESLPAGEYAQLEDFTECSSYYHAVFNEKLRTRIMGKNKEYSPLIRNVVQFIDTRYSEKISLKLLGDTFHSSPHYISRLFKQEVGRGVFDYLNVVRIRQAKELLKDYRNKIYEIAEKVGFNSQVHFAIVFNKYEGMSPSDFRKELN
- a CDS encoding ABC transporter substrate-binding protein, yielding MSKKLRAGKAIVLMICMVVVLAACGSKGNNEKDSGQASPGTGKKTTVTMGFWGTAEDLKIYQDAASSISKQYPNIDLKIKQYPSSDQFWNTLPGEIAAGVAPDFIKTTNEGSYEYITKGLFAPLDDLIGPAGVDLNRYVSSANDIWKVDGKQYALPSSVIPGMFFINEELWKQAGLGAYPTTWDEVEAAAKKLTTKDVHGIVINIDPYHITNYVKSYGGGWDNGKAINSQANVNGLQKIFDMYKDGAAVTPKSLGFGWDGEVFANGKAAMTTGGYWYKGFLKDAAPNLKYVTLPIPKGTTEGSTMIADGYVVLKDAKDKQAALQAAYYMTNDQTQTAFMKNGSNSAVKTLTPQYFQENPEFKSVEPALKTATDFAYPAETKKFKDELVNQIEATILGGAKKSPKEILDAIQQQFK
- a CDS encoding carbohydrate ABC transporter permease — encoded protein: MRAGGDTTAERRITTKESQSWLRKVLDSDLSVGWLFSLPFLMLWVWWFFYPFLQSFIRSFQDANFAALDQAKFIGLQNYVKILQDHEFYRAVLHSLEIVVIAVPLQTIIGLIMAILVNQKIKGKGLFRTLFFIPYITSQIAITTVFMTLFKQGTFVTDFIGLFGFGNVTWFADTHYALVFIAILFIFQQCGFSMIVYLSGLQEVPKDLYEAGQIDGASRWAQFRYITVPYLKPITFFIVSVATILGFQIFDQIAAISRYGALGSPAGATNTVVTYFYQNGIRYLNIGYGSAAVVLFFFIILIITFLQKKLLDEKG
- a CDS encoding carbohydrate ABC transporter permease translates to MTSRKSLTLIGNYALLIVLGLLFALPFLYTLYTSVLHLEDVNKWAGISKWTFANYRLFFTNDAYNVPKWLVNTIVITALVILGNFIINPMVGFALAKLDFPGKNLIYWIVVASMMVPYHMILIPVYVNVAHLGWLNSVLGLTVPFLYQCLYIFMLRQFFMSIPNEFIEAARIDGLTKMGAFWRIVFPLAKSSLITMSILAFSGTWNSYLIPSTFTSDPAKYVLVVGLNSVKDQFFENTPLIMSGVVLTTLPILIFFFIFQKQYIEGISSSGVKG
- a CDS encoding amylo-alpha-1,6-glucosidase; translated protein: MDYRVIKEGNVFFLTDLRGDVTGNDEAGHGLYTQDTRFLSRMELYIDGEKPALLHSDADKSYYASFRSMKVSKDDGAIELLRERYIYDGILYERVSLTNFFPRSVSFDFAAAFDADFQDMFIVRKYRTGEVGEIVGRDIGDHAVSIRYQGKDDILRETHIAWDWPEAAKPAPDGGIHFTVSLAPGESKQICFTIAPMLNGQSSNVHTFDQGLRLLDNAYETWYADTTAVASNVPLFDELYNRGVQDMRMLLTDLGYGQTPVAGLPWFAVPFGRDSLITSLFMLPLNAHQAKGTLRTLAAYQGTKNDPSRDEQPGKIMHEIRFGELVNTKQSPFSPYYGSVDATPLFLVVLGEYVRWTGDTALVEELKPNVIRALSWIDSHIGGAEEGFLTYRQEAEKGFPNQGWKDSSNSIMHDNGEYASSPIALSEVQGYVYQAKKALAPILKQLGDIDLAKKLDDEAESLRLRFEQAYWMEDERFYAIALDQEQRQVRSVTSNPGHLLLSGLPNPARAKLVAGRLTAEDMFNGYGVRTMSTKAAGYYPMSYHNGSVWPHDNGMILLGLSRLGMKREAEQLLSGLLEASKSFEYQRLPELFCGYDKAVSGKPIPYPTTCSPQAWSGATTFVFLQAMLGITPDAQARQIRMNPFLPDGFDELTARRIAIGEGHLSVKLTRALASAENCVQCEIIGNTTGYELILE
- a CDS encoding helix-turn-helix domain-containing protein → MILKFIKEKRKIFRSLLLSYLTIILVSLIISSVAYIQSVRVIQTEINKANHAMLIQLQDTIDNKLSDIDKIMNTIVLDKNVIAQCNLVEPIPPAYRLSMLQVIRTIGTSKVTNSYIKDVFIYVPKRDLIVSDKGTSNGMEYFDAYYPGEVHDKEAWINFLKRLHKRDFYPMSSRNTEYPNLGGAVLLQSIPSYGVEESNATLGIILDRAFLENALGNLNKGLGGNSIIINSRNEVVASLNNQSNLSLPALNLIGNQGSLKLKLGGSKVELTYIKSANVDWSYINIVPRSFFSKQAKDVIKVMLVCTFLCLVGGTFVALLFARKNYNPIDNIMMMFSKVGKIKYDHSLNEFKLIEKSMLSIIDENKSMTSTWEQHKETLKDNFLNRLVKGSIKSSLPLDDRYSTYGIDLNGDHFVVIGFYLEDVGKIHFSENDESDDKSIELAQFIVRNIMEELVGKHFNCVFFEVDKSIVCIANIDQSSEDTAFIQNEIISGKNLIFDKYGIHLTASISNVHSTISGIPEAYKECLEAAEYKIVVGDNNIILYSDIYPPDRINFTNTYPIEVQQQFINSIRAGDFAHAKQVMQHVFDQNFANPNISLDMARCLMFAIVNTMINAFNDRGLIYDSQFIESLNPFRKLIECTTIFKMQKQMMDILLKIEQAYNEKNQVVNASKSMEIIAYIERHYNDSSLSVASIAAEFGLTPVYISRFFKGQTGEGVLSTINKTRLEKAKAYLLDDELNIKEIAELTGFLNSNMFIRTFKKNEGVTPGKYRELHHVLDRSSI